Within the Setaria viridis chromosome 3, Setaria_viridis_v4.0, whole genome shotgun sequence genome, the region AAAAATGCAAATAAATAATTCAATATGGTCTGATATATTGAAATTTAGGTGATAAGTATAGCAAAGCAATATTACGATATTAATATGCATCGGGCCACTTAAATATTGATCAAAAAAGTTGTTTCCTCACCTCAGCCTGGCAACAGTTGCATCAAAAGTACAAACTATACTCCTTAGGAAAGGTACTAACTACTAACTCACCATAACTAATTCCGTACAATTTGGGAGACTAGGTGAGAAATAGTAGTATTCAATTCCAAACCTCCTGAGTAATTGAAGAGTTGCACACACAAATTCTAAACGATAAAAATATATAGCCCCAAATGATCCATTGTTATAACTTATATTCAGTAGAATCATACAGTCATTAGTTTGTATTGATATTGCTTGTATGCAATTAGAAACCGAGGCAAAGTAAACTAAAAAAGGGCTCTAAACAATGATacattataatttttttaaaaaacaatgaTACATCTGTCTGTACCAATTGCACAACATATGCCCTTCTGCTTCTGCATCTACTGAACATAACTCTAGCTCTTGATTCTTGAATAAGTATTCAATATTGGGAATGGATTCTaaatcatttttttccttcttgtgcAGGTGGCTCAAGTCTACACATTGTATTTTTAACTGTCATCATAGCATGTCATACTTTCTGTACACGACACTCGATAGTAGGAATTGTGACACTAGTGCATTAAAGATCATGCTATATGAGAACGAGAAGGAACGTTTGAATTCAGGTTGTTTCATGCCTGTgataaaaaaaagcaaaattgCAATTTTTGTCTAATGTGTTGTTCATTGTAATTCGTAATTCTCCTAGATATTCTCCAATGTTTAAAAGCGAAACATTTTCAGAGCTCAGAAGGgataacttttttttctttttttcacctGAGGCGGCGGAGCGAGGGAGGGCGGTGAGGAGGGCGTCGCAGTAGACTCCCGCTGGCTtgtcgacgacggcgagccaCTCGTCCTCAAACACCACGTCCGCGGAGGCGAACACCGCGGAGCGGGCAGAGGCGGTCATGGCGCGCCGGAGCTCCACATCCTTGGAAACGGCCGGATAGGGCGGGGACACCGGGGACGGATACTCGCCGCTCACCGGCGccgttgtcgtcgtcgccgacgacatcgccgcgaggcggcgctcgggtGGCAGGAGGGAtcggagcggggcggcggcggcggcgggaggcgagaggaggaggaggaggggcagggGCAGTTTCGTCATAGAGGTAAAATACGGTAGCACGTGACTACCTCGTGTCTCTCAtctcctaaaaaaaaaagaaaagaaacaaacaaaccctcgcctccgccgtggGCGCCGGCGACTCTCCCGGATCACCGGTGAGATCCCCCGCCGGTAGAACGATCCTCCGGTGAGCCTGAATTCTCTGGGGTTCGGGGTTACAGGGGGGCAcagtgggtggcggcggcgatttATGATTTTGGGGGCGAATGCGGAGGATGCTGTCGCCGTCGatggtggcgccgccggaggGGGTGCTGGGGTCGCTGAACAACGACGGTTACTCCAATGTGGGTATTCGCCTCACTTCCTATTCCAATCCTCTCCCGCTGTTCTTGCCATGCTTCTTCTGACTTCTGGTAATTTGTAATGCGCTTTACATGCTGCTGTACGAAACTATGAATTTCGATGATGTTGGTTTGCAACTTGTCGATTTAGCGTCGCTGCATTGTATAAAATAGATGGAATTGTGTAACCTGTGACCAAAAGTTGGTGCTGGTTTGTGATTGAGTTAAATTTTATCTGCTTAGGTTATTGTCATCCAGTTGATGTGAGCCAATGATGTGTTTCCCTGAGAACTTGAATGCCATCTGGATATTGGTAGCGGGCTTGAATGTGTAACCACATGATTCTTCCGCTTATTTCTAATTAACATATCAGTTTTGATGCTTGCTTTAGCGTCAGTGCATATAGATATAAGTATGAAAGGGTCTTTCTTAACAATGTACCTTAGAGTATAGGCTTTTCCCTGATTGTATATAAATGTCTTTGGCTACAGTTTCCTGACATCATTATCTGCCAGATTTACTTGATTGGTGGAGAGCATTAAACTTGTGAAATTTGATTTTAGGAGGACATGACACAACACACCATGAGGATGGTGGAGATAAGCGAAGTTCTGAAAACTCCTGGCGCAGAGATAAATTCCGAGAGGAGGTTCTTTTATGCACAGAAGCTGCAGTAAGCACTTGTCTTTCCTGAACAGCTCACGAGCATTCTATCGCATTAAGCAAACAGATTATTCTCAACAAACAGGACATCATTCGATTTGGCTTTTGTTGTTAGCAGTATAGAGCTTATCTTTATGGTATCGGTGGTTTTGATGCTATGCAGCATTATTAATTTTGAAACTCTCATGTCCACAACTCATTTTCCTAGTATAACTTTTGCTGGTTGCTGCTTGTCTGAAAAATAGTGATGATCTAGCTCCCATGGTATTACTAGTACTGGAGGGGGTTTCTGTTTGTAGTCCGATGTACCGTTTGTATTGAGCAATAGAAGTTTCAAAATTTACAGCTTATGTATTTGGTTTGCACACAGTTTGGAGCCCCACATCTCAGAAGATGAGTGCATTTTACATTTGTCGCTAGAATGCACATTTACAGTGTTCCCACTTCCCAGTTTTGTTTTCAACTTGCCTATAGCATTGAATATTTAAAATTGGCATGCAGGAAGAAGGCATACCCACAGGAAGGATGTGTTCATGCTATGGAGTGGCAGGGAGCAGGTATCCATGCAAAGAATTTGCACACAAAGTTGCATGCAGCAGCTACTAATGTAAAGGAGCCACATGCAGCAGCTAGCCGTAGTCCTAGTGTGCCACCTCAGGGAAATTTGGATTGTGCTTTGATGGATGGTGAGGATATTTTTGTGGACAATGAGATGGTCTGTGGATATTGAGCTTAGGGCTGAAGCTGACACAGAAGAAGCAGCCAGAAAAAATCAAAGTGAGGGACTTCAGGTGGAGCCTATCTTTTATGCTGACACTGCTGCTGCACAAACTCCAGTTGATGATTGTGCAGATGTTAAGCCCAACATTGTGTATGACAAGGAAAATCCAAGAATCAAGGTAAATGAATGTTTTCCTACGATGGAGGACTTCAGGATGGCACTGAGACAGCATGGAATAAACAAGGGGTTTCAGGTGCACAAAGTGAAGACTGATAAGACTAGGTATAGAGCTGAGTGCAAGGCAACAGGCTGTCCCTGGAGAATTGTGGCTCGCAAATTGCCGGGCCTACCAGCTGTTGTGGTACTACTCTAACTTGCTAACTTGCCTAACTTGTGTAATTTATCtaatttgttttttgtttgttaTTTTGCAGATTAGCATGATGCCTGAAGAGCATAATTGCGTGTCTACTAGTAACCTTGTTACCTCAATGGCATCTCAAAAATGGGTTGCAGAGAGGGTTGTTGGTTGGTTGAGGGAGAATCCAGATCTTGGAGCAAAAGAGTTGCAAGAAAAACTTCAGGAGGTCTATAGTGTAGAGATTGGCTATGCCACAGTATGGGCTGGAAGGCAGAAAGCTTTGAACAAGCTTTTTCTGTCTTGGGAAGAGATCTTTCAGATACTGTACAATTTCAGGGCTGCACTTCTTTCCAGGTCTCCAGGCTCAGTTGTGGAGATTTCCACCAAGATGTGTGGAGCTGATGTGCACTTCGACAAGCTTTTCTTTGCTTTGCAGCCATGCATAGATGGCTTCAAAAATGGCTGTAGACCTGACATTGCTCTCGATTTCACGGACTTGGATGGTATGTACTCAGGGAAATTGGCATGTGCTTGTGCCCTTGATGGTCACAATTGGATGTACCCTGTTGCATGGGCCATTTTCGACTCTGATTCGAACGATAACTGGACTTGGTTCACGGAACAGTTGAACAAGGCTATAGGAAATCTACCAGGATTAGCAATTTCCACAGATGAACGCCCCTTTCGTGAAAACATTCTAGCTGAAAGTTACTACGAATGGACTACGAACATAAAGGACATGCCTGTGGTTGACATTGTTGATAGGTTGAGGCAGATGACAATGGAGGTGTGGTACAATAGGAG harbors:
- the LOC117848591 gene encoding uncharacterized protein codes for the protein MVRIFLWTMRWSVDIELRAEADTEEAARKNQSEGLQVEPIFYADTAAAQTPVDDCADVKPNIVYDKENPRIKVNECFPTMEDFRMALRQHGINKGFQVHKVKTDKTRYRAECKATGCPWRIVARKLPGLPAVVISMMPEEHNCVSTSNLVTSMASQKWVAERVVGWLRENPDLGAKELQEKLQEVYSVEIGYATVWAGRQKALNKLFLSWEEIFQILYNFRAALLSRSPGSVVEISTKMCGADVHFDKLFFALQPCIDGFKNGCRPDIALDFTDLDGMYSGKLACACALDGHNWMYPVAWAIFDSDSNDNWTWFTEQLNKAIGNLPGLAISTDERPFRENILAESYYEWTTNIKDMPVVDIVDRLRQMTMEVWYNRRNIGSKLSGNILPAVIQQLNAEATSLRNIKAFRCGLQIGEVSGNSQDMMPWRHVVDLNEHTCSCGEWQLTWKPCLHALAWITTETDADIESFVHEYYSVERFRAAYSGVVPPMPDKSQWPKVDPGFKLLAPRPKQGAGKRKYTTKASQEPGASEQLQCEQCGEVEHREKGCTLHCPNKSDAKLKKA